Proteins from a single region of Mucilaginibacter daejeonensis:
- a CDS encoding YajG family lipoprotein: MKKLRYMIPVLLLFALASCGENPHNTFGGPSNNPHDTSASRRDTSSVSTRTDGHER; the protein is encoded by the coding sequence ATGAAGAAGTTAAGATATATGATACCGGTATTATTATTATTTGCACTGGCCAGCTGCGGCGAGAACCCGCATAATACCTTTGGTGGCCCGTCAAACAACCCGCACGATACATCAGCTTCCCGGCGTGATACCAGTTCCGTGAGTACGCGTACCGATGGCCACGAGCGATAA
- a CDS encoding thioredoxin family protein has protein sequence MIKRASLIILLVTATLISRGQNTQINFIENSWPEALKQAAAQHKYIFVDAYATWCGPCKMLKATTFKDPKAAEFFNSNFVNVALDMERGNHPQLAQQWGMRAYPTLIIMNSKGQIVLNTVGYITSKDLLRFGAEGLRRKNSF, from the coding sequence ATGATTAAACGCGCATCACTGATCATACTGCTGGTAACGGCCACGCTGATCAGCCGGGGTCAAAACACCCAGATCAACTTTATCGAGAACTCATGGCCCGAGGCGCTTAAACAAGCTGCGGCGCAGCATAAATACATCTTTGTTGATGCTTATGCTACCTGGTGCGGTCCATGCAAAATGCTCAAGGCAACGACCTTTAAAGATCCTAAAGCTGCGGAGTTCTTTAACTCGAATTTTGTGAACGTAGCGCTAGATATGGAGCGGGGCAACCACCCGCAACTGGCGCAGCAATGGGGTATGCGGGCTTACCCTACGCTCATCATTATGAATAGTAAAGGGCAGATCGTGCTCAATACGGTAGGTTACATCACCTCTAAAGATCTGTTACGTTTTGGCGCGGAAGGGTTAAGGCGAAAAAATTCTTTCTAA